The DNA region TCTCAAATTTGAACATTTTCCTATTTAAACTAATATTCACTTTAATTTGAAGATTTCATTGTGGGACTTTGTTCTTCCATTTTTAGTCTCAAGGATttcttagaaagaaaaaaaagtgtactttttctttaaaataaattggtaTACACCTTGGAGTTTTCAATATTCCCTGTAGGTTTgttcaattaattaataatactttatttattatGCTTTCATTAAATACGTTTGTACCCATAAGAGATgtcttaatttattaaaaatggtCTACCACTTAGTATTTTCTTCAAAAGTACTTGGGGAAAAATAGAGATGTGcatattttgttgatattattgATGGGAACGTACATACTACATACATGACCATTGTATAAGTACatttgatattaataaaatattgaaaatgtgGACAGGAGCAACAGGGAAGACGGTGGCAATAATAGTAGGAGGAGCAGCTGGTGTTGGCTTTCTTGtcatttgtttgctttttgCCAAAAACTTGATGAGGAAGAAACATGACGGTACCATTTTTCTTCACCTATTCTATACACACATGCATTAGCCATCATAcctttataataatattacatataCATGTAGTATATAAGGCATATGTAAAAAAGGTATATgacatacatacataaaaaaCACATGCACATGTGATCtagaatatttattaatataaaggTAATAATACTATTGGAATTTATCATAATAATGATAGTTTTTTTGGCAGACTATtgaaagatgaagaggaagagaacaaAAGGAGACAATCCCTCCAAAGAGAGAGAGGCAGCCACaagtttaatttttcttttttcctaaagaGTCTATTAATTCCTAAGTCCAAACTTTTTTAGTTTCatgaaaattgttattatattttaattttaattttgttagttcAGATTCTTGGGAGGTAGGAAATTTTTGTGGTGGATGGGAAGGACCATTAGTGGAATGTTCAAAAATTACTTCCAAAAATGTGAAAAAgagaactttgtttttttctcaatcaattACACTAAACTATTAATTACAACTACTACTATAATGTCATTACCTGGAAGAGGAAGTTGATTAGTATCAGTCTCTTTGATTAAGAAATTCCAATAATAAAACTGTTTTAGATAACGTGGTCCGAGTGAATCAATAAGCATTTATACTACATAGTTGGAACATTAATTTTGATCCTGTAAAAAACATTCGAAtctgcagaaaacataaaaatggtTTTTAGCGAGATTCTCTCGTTTCTGAATTGAATATACAAGTAATACAACAACACATAACGGACATGAGTGAAGCTTTTAAAGCTTCTAATACAACAAGCGGTTTccatgaagaagaaaagcttaTCAACCTTAGATTAcagccatcttcttcttcttcttgatgatcATTCTTCGATTTCCCATAGGAACCGAGCGTACTCTCCAAGAATAATGCTGGCCAAAAcatcagaagatgatgatcatatttcagttttttcaaatgtggaaaaaaaacaaaagaaatattgtGTAAGAGAGAGATACCTGTCATTCGGAGAGGCTTCAACGGCCTTCTCGAAATAGACCAATGCCTTCTCATGGTCACCATTAATACTCCAGAACGCTTTCGCGTATCTGCATAgcgtttcttcatcttctgtcTTTGACAAGCTTGAGCTGTTTTTTTCCGCTGCATCAGGCTTTTTCTTTCCGGggacaataaaacaaaactcaacatCAGAGACTTGAATCTTACAAATCCTATGAACAATAATAACACCAGGCAGAATACAAACTTGAGTCCATCACCAAGTAACAACTGTCTACTACAAGATTCATAGTGAGATTGGAACATAAAAggtgacaaaacaaaacacacctCAAATTCTTCTTTTCCTTGTCCGGTTAGAGAGTCCTCGTCCTCATCATCATTTATCTCCCAGAGGAAACTAGCATATGCCCCAAGAACATTGCTGAAAAGGAAAATTACGTACAGACAGGTAAATAATCATCACAGAATCACCAATGGTATTAGCAAAGAACGATGTAACAGACCTATCCTCAGGGGATGCTTGAACAGCGCGTTCAAAGTAGGTCATGGCTTTAGCTTCATCTTGGTGAAGCTTCATTACTAATCTACCATAGTTTGCTAAAGCAACTCCATCACAAGGCTCAACTACAGTACACTTATGATAATACTCTTCTGCTCCACTAAGATCTCCTTTATACTGGTTTCCACATAACAAGAAGACAATAATAGAAACTAGGTTTCAAAACAGAGTTCATTATGAGTAAAAAGTCAATACCTCCAAGAAGTTGGCATAGTTATTGAGAAGCAAAGGATGCAATGGATACTCCTCGAGCATGCCTTTGTAGTAATCATCACAGTTGTCATCATCAAAACCCGGTAAATCAAATTTGATCTCATCAACAACATACAAATCAAACTTATCAATCCCTAACCCTGCAGCTAAATGCATAGAAGGACTTGGTGGTCTTTCAATCCCATAACCTTGTTCACCTCTCTCACCAACCCCTAGCTTCTTAATAATAACCTCTTTGTCACCTTCAccacagtcttcttcttcttcttccttgagtTTCGCAAAACTGAACTCGCCGCCGTCAATCGAATCACCAATCGTAACAGTTCTCTCCAAATTCACATCGATTACAGTAACCGGATCGCAGTAACTCGAGAGAGATGCCTCAGTCTTCAGCATCTTCCTTTTGggtcttttctttctaaatccgTTGCAAAGTCTTCGACTTTTTAAGTCACGTTTTGGTTCAATCGTCGTCGTTCACATAAAAGATTCCTCGGAGGACCCCCAACACAACAACGACGACGACTCGATGTAATAATAAGTGGTGAACCCAGTTCTGAGAGAAGAAACAGGATAAGTGGGGTTTCAAACTTTTCCTTGGGAAACAGCAAAACCTCCGTAAATTGACCCTTATAGTCTTATCTTGTTTACAAATTCTCACTTGAACTTTACTGTCTATCTATTTCACCCATCATCCCAAAAGCAAAacttttcaatttatatatttctaaaaattagtTTGGGTTTCGATTTAGAAGGAGAAAAGAAGCTAGGTGTCTcgtgattaaataaataaagaagggATTATCCATCCACATGAGTTTTGAGTTTGACCTTTTTTATGGGCGGCGAGCAATTAGGTCCACACACATGAACTTAGATTTATTTGAGTCTAGACCCCGCAAAGTCATTGTCTCCAATTCATTGGTCcattcaaataaaaaagaagccCATTAGCGCATATTTATCGGTGATGTCATATTTATCGGTGATACTGATGCATAAGTTTAAAAGGGTCTATAATGATGTTTTTAATATCTTGTAGAagacattttcttttctctctcctcACTAATAtcttacatttatattttaaaaagtactaAAAACACTCATAGTATATATGACGAGAATGCTCTTATAAATGTGAGGATGTGTAACATGTTCTTTTCTTCCTAAGGCCAGCCACAAAAAGTAGTAGTAATCAGTTTAGTTTAGGttcacttctttttcttttccaaacgGTTCATTTTGGACTAGACACTAGAAaacacacttttatttttgtatatggaGAGAGTTTATCCTGTTAGAAGTTATATTTGGAGAAGTAAGTGAAACATACGGTCATTATAAAAGATCATTAACTACTTTTAGATTGAACTACATGTTTAATTTACAGAATGAATTCTTATTCAAATTGCATGGTGTAACAGAATTGACTTTATCGTCAATGCCAACTTGATTGATACCTCACGAATGTCTCCATAAATAGTAAACTTTAGCTAATAAACACCATATTACTCCTAATAAACACGTTGTCTTTCTCACATACGTAAAACCAATTTTAGCataatgattattattacttttctcccactttttgaaaaattacCACCACCAATCAAAAAATCTACCTCTTCttcattcatcatcaacattccaGAATCGTGAATTGAGAATTGCGAGAGAGATCTTATTTTCTCATCCCTCTCGCAATTCTCCACATTATCATatccaacaaatatatattgatgtaaaattaatttattgatccACAATGTCAATGATGTTCCCATCGTTTCAATTGCTAGAGTTGAACATAATCTCAGCTCAGGACTTGGCTCCCGTGGCCCGCAAGACGAAAACTTACGCGGTGGCTTGGGTTCACTCCGAACGTAAACTCACCACCCGCGTTGATTACAACGGTGGAACAAACCCAACTTGGAACGATAAATTTGTATTTAGAGTTAACGAGGAGTTTTTATACGCCGACACTTCCGCTGTTGTTATCGAAATCTACGCATTGCATTGGTTTCGAGACGTTCACGTAGGTACAGTTCGTGTCCTCATTAGCAATCTCATTCCTCCTAGTCGTCGTCCTGGATATCGAACCAGCAACAATGAGTACCGTCGCACCCCACCTCCAGGAATGAGATTTGTTGCACTTCAAGTTCGTCGTACTTCAGGCCGACCTCAAGGGATTTTGAACATTGGTGTTGGATTGCTTGATGGTTCAATGCGAAGTATGCCGCTTTATACGCATATGGATTCTTCTGCTGTGGGATACAGAGATTTGCTTGGAGAAGAGGATCATCATCTACAACATTTGCATTTAAACAGCAATAAAGGGAGCTCGAAGAATCCACAATCTCCTTCTTCGAGACAGTTTCAATCTGTAATCTCAAGGCCTGAACTCCGTCGTACTAAAAGTGATTCAAGTTCCATGGTAGTTTCAGATCTTCTCAGTAGAGCTGAACGAAGCCGTTTGGCTAATAGACAATCAGCAAGCGCATTGGTGAGCAGTGAATCTGAAACTTCACCCACCATGACGGATTCTgatgatataaaattaaatggGTATTCGACTTCTACCAAAACTCCTAAGAATATTCCAAAGAAGAGGTATGATTCGATCGAATCAGACCTCATAGATCCATCACCGATAGGGAAACTCCATGTAGAGGCACCAAGAAGGGAGAGACAAAAAGTCATGCCTTATGGTTCAAACCATCAATCACgtaaaacaccaaaaaataagataatgtatGAGAAACAGAGGTCGGTGAAGGATTATGATCTTGGCCAAAGTTCTCCGTATTTATCAAGGCATGGAACACCATTGAGATCAAACATCATCGCATCTACTCCGATGCGATCTAACGGAGTTGGATCAACTCCGATGCGATCCAACATCATCGCAATGTCACCAATGCATCCCAACATGGTTGGATCAACTACAATGCGAACTCCCATGAGGTCAAACATGGTTGGATCAACTCCAATGAGGTCAAACATTATCGGATCTACACCAATGCAATCAAACTACATGGCTACACCGATGAAAACTCATCATGATTTTGGTACACCAATGAGAAATTTTGCCAGAAGACGAATCTTAACTGAATCAGAGTTAGGTCCATCGCCATCAGAAGTGGCTGAGAAATTGGCAAACAATAGGTCGCACGAAACAGAGAGCTCAATACTCAGCGAATGGAGTATTGACGAATCTAGCATTGAAGGATTACGGTCCAAGCTCGATAGATGGCGAATGGAGCTTCCACCATTATATGACATTGGATCAAGCCAAATAAGCAGCAGTGATTATGATGGTGCGAGCGTTCCCGCTGCAACCGCCGGTGGAGGAATGAGTTCAAGGCGAAAAACTCCAGCAGTAAAAAAACATAACCGTCGTCACACGGACGGAGGTAATGGGCCTTTTTCATGTTTTAGTAAGATTTGTGGTGTGGAATGCAGTTTTGTTTGCGGTGGTGGTGGACCTGTCGACTATGATGGATCAACTAAGAAAGGTGGGGCCGGGCGCATGCATCGCACGTATTCTGCTGATGATCTAAGCTTTgtgtaatttttaattttactggttttatattaaattcatatttggacggattaatttttttttatttttgagtggATGAATATATCAACAATGactatatatagtaaacaaaagtTACTGTTACTGATAatcatttttgtgtgtttttttcctttgtttatttaaaaaatataaaatgttttgacGAACGGAAAAAAAGTGTGTACCGAGAagagttaaaagttaaaacccaacaaaaattcaatcacctattttttttttttttttgtaaatgtaattttgttcccaattaaaaatttaatactacCTAAATCCTAGctttacattaaaaagaaaaaacaaaaaggattcacattttctaatgaaaaatgTACTTGAATTTATAAGTTTAACCCATTAATTTAAGCCACATAAACCTTTTATAAATTTGGGCTTACAGTTATATGAATAGAAGTAAGTGCATAGTTAATGTTTtctgatttatataattttattcagtaaaaaaattgttcttattTCGCCTATCCTTTTAttgaacttattaaaaaaacataacagaTACATTTGTGGAATACAGATTCTGAAGCCTAAAACCGAAAGAGGAGTCAACTTAGCTGATTCTTATGCAGAGAGTGAGTGAGAGTCTTGGTCTAAGCTGCATGGAATCCGAAACGGGTACGCGGAAGCGGCGAAgcgaaattttttgaaaaaataggAAGCGGGTACTTGTTGGAAGcgtatttatagaaaatactaaaaattatatatatatatatatataaagaaaataccaAAAGTAGAATCATAGTATTTACATTGTAAACAACATTTCaatacataatcatataaatattacaaaaattacaactcatttgaatataaaattatgCAACAAGTCACTGGTCGAGACCGTCTTCATCATTCTCGTCTTCATCAACTCTACCAAACACAACTGCCTCTAACTCTGGTTCATCAAGAGAAAGATCTGCAAACTCAAGTCTCCCTAGATTAATCTCATCCAAAGAATCAAATTGATCACCTCCTACATCCCACATATGATTCGGACCTTCTTTATAACCAGAACTCTTTCTTGATAAAAGACGAAGATTAGTATGCACAAATACCAAATCTTCAGCTCTTTGTGgaacaattttgtttcttgttgcaGAGTGTATAAATTTGTAAGTACTCCAATTCCTTTCGCAACATGAGGATGAAGAGGGTTGTCCAAGCAACTTAAACGCTAAGGTTTGGAGTGTTGGTGCTGAAGAACCATGAACTGCCCACCATCTCAAAGGTTCTAGAATAAACCTATCATGAATAGCATCGACACTACCAAAATCTTCCAAACATAAAGAGAAATTAGAATATTCAACATTAACCTCTCTTCTTTCATCTGTGTTTGGAAAATACTTCATGATGcagttctttctttctctagTAATCTCCAAATCTTGATGTGGAGCTTTTTTATTGTTCTCATCTCCAAGCCACTCTGAACTATAATACCTGCAGCCAACAAAAGtatgatatttaaatatacaATAAGCCACAAAGAAAGCAATGATCCATCATAAAGTGAGTAAGTGACACACgtacgtttatatatatataatagactTTGATCACGTTAGTGCATGCATGTAGACAAGAATTAGTATAACTAAAAGTTACGTACCTGGGGTTTAGAGAGTGTGCCATACAATGAAGAGGAGTGTTGCTTTTGCTCCATCGAGATGTCAAAACAGAACGAATAGCATTCCAAAAAACATAATCACCAtcaagttgttttttttcttttttaaaaatagcctTCTTCACATCTTGAATCATACTATCCCACCATTCATAGACTAGATGAAGGGAAGGTTTATCAGTATCAGCAGCTCTAATAACACTATAGATAGGCAGAGT from Camelina sativa cultivar DH55 chromosome 3, Cs, whole genome shotgun sequence includes:
- the LOC104762333 gene encoding uncharacterized protein LOC104762333 isoform X2, which translates into the protein MLKTEASLSSYCDPVTVIDVNLERTVTIGDSIDGGEFSFAKLKEEEEEDCGEGDKEVIIKKLGVGERGEQGYGIERPPSPSMHLAAGLGIDKFDLYVVDEIKFDLPGFDDDNCDDYYKGMLEEYPLHPLLLNNYANFLEYKGDLSGAEEYYHKCTVVEPCDGVALANYGRLVMKLHQDEAKAMTYFERAVQASPEDSNVLGAYASFLWEINDDEDEDSLTGQGKEEFEPDAAEKNSSSLSKTEDEETLCRYAKAFWSINGDHEKALVYFEKAVEASPNDSIILGEYARFLWEIEE
- the LOC104762333 gene encoding uncharacterized protein LOC104762333 isoform X1 — protein: MLKTEASLSSYCDPVTVIDVNLERTVTIGDSIDGGEFSFAKLKEEEEEDCGEGDKEVIIKKLGVGERGEQGYGIERPPSPSMHLAAGLGIDKFDLYVVDEIKFDLPGFDDDNCDDYYKGMLEEYPLHPLLLNNYANFLEYKGDLSGAEEYYHKCTVVEPCDGVALANYGRLVMKLHQDEAKAMTYFERAVQASPEDSNVLGAYASFLWEINDDEDEDSLTGQGKEEFEKKPDAAEKNSSSLSKTEDEETLCRYAKAFWSINGDHEKALVYFEKAVEASPNDSIILGEYARFLWEIEE
- the LOC104762347 gene encoding uncharacterized protein LOC104762347 gives rise to the protein MSMMFPSFQLLELNIISAQDLAPVARKTKTYAVAWVHSERKLTTRVDYNGGTNPTWNDKFVFRVNEEFLYADTSAVVIEIYALHWFRDVHVGTVRVLISNLIPPSRRPGYRTSNNEYRRTPPPGMRFVALQVRRTSGRPQGILNIGVGLLDGSMRSMPLYTHMDSSAVGYRDLLGEEDHHLQHLHLNSNKGSSKNPQSPSSRQFQSVISRPELRRTKSDSSSMVVSDLLSRAERSRLANRQSASALVSSESETSPTMTDSDDIKLNGYSTSTKTPKNIPKKRYDSIESDLIDPSPIGKLHVEAPRRERQKVMPYGSNHQSRKTPKNKIMYEKQRSVKDYDLGQSSPYLSRHGTPLRSNIIASTPMRSNGVGSTPMRSNIIAMSPMHPNMVGSTTMRTPMRSNMVGSTPMRSNIIGSTPMQSNYMATPMKTHHDFGTPMRNFARRRILTESELGPSPSEVAEKLANNRSHETESSILSEWSIDESSIEGLRSKLDRWRMELPPLYDIGSSQISSSDYDGASVPAATAGGGMSSRRKTPAVKKHNRRHTDGGNGPFSCFSKICGVECSFVCGGGGPVDYDGSTKKGGAGRMHRTYSADDLSFV